From a single Senegalia massiliensis genomic region:
- a CDS encoding BC1881 family protein, translating to MCDRCIEKAIKESSEQVVESLKRELSITGIIKKSLTEYSTKELVDEISKRNGVDTFKTDYEGEHEMRVVNDDYDKKTTRITETKGPVIILEVID from the coding sequence ATGTGTGATAGGTGTATAGAAAAGGCAATAAAAGAAAGCTCGGAACAGGTAGTGGAGAGTTTAAAAAGAGAACTATCAATTACTGGTATTATCAAAAAGTCTTTAACTGAATACTCAACAAAAGAATTAGTTGATGAAATCTCTAAAAGAAATGGAGTAGATACATTTAAAACTGATTATGAAGGTGAACATGAAATGAGAGTAGTTAATGATGATTATGATAAGAAAACAACTAGAATAACAGAAACAAAAGGACCAGTTATTATTTTAGAAGTTATAGACTAA
- a CDS encoding major capsid protein, protein MLVKEKDRQKLNKIIASGNQDYIDLILTKIFDDTTILLDGAEAQEERMRMQLLSNGKISAVSDGVI, encoded by the coding sequence ATGTTAGTTAAAGAGAAGGATAGACAAAAGCTTAATAAAATAATAGCTAGTGGAAATCAAGATTATATTGATTTAATATTGACTAAAATATTTGATGATACTACAATTTTACTAGATGGTGCTGAAGCTCAAGAAGAAAGAATGAGAATGCAGCTATTGTCAAATGGTAAGATATCAGCTGTAAGTGATGGAGTTATTTAG
- a CDS encoding CDP-alcohol phosphatidyltransferase family protein produces the protein MKKYIPNILSILRIICSALLLFISDRIIFIFLYFIIGLTDILDGFIARKFNIESELGARLDSFADFVFYIILFFIFTRLYNQIMTVNYKMVLIGLLFVHLLNLLLTKLKYKKFVFVHTIANKTSGILVYFSPAIILFKQSNLIIWVIFLFIFIAALEELLITIISSEVNLNRKSVFCK, from the coding sequence TTGAAGAAATATATTCCTAATATCCTTTCTATACTAAGAATTATATGTTCTGCATTATTATTATTTATAAGTGATCGAATTATCTTTATTTTTCTTTACTTCATAATAGGTTTAACCGATATACTTGATGGTTTTATAGCAAGAAAATTTAATATAGAAAGTGAGCTAGGTGCAAGACTAGATTCATTTGCTGATTTTGTATTTTATATAATATTGTTTTTTATATTTACAAGATTATATAATCAAATTATGACTGTGAATTATAAGATGGTACTAATAGGGCTACTTTTTGTTCATTTATTAAATCTGTTACTCACTAAATTAAAGTACAAAAAATTTGTGTTTGTACATACCATAGCCAACAAGACATCAGGTATTTTAGTATATTTTTCACCTGCAATTATTTTATTTAAACAAAGTAATCTTATAATATGGGTTATATTTCTATTTATCTTTATTGCCGCTTTAGAAGAATTATTAATTACAATTATATCCTCAGAAGTTAATTTGAATCGTAAAAGTGTATTTTGTAAATAG